A genomic stretch from Bacillus sp. E(2018) includes:
- the yugI gene encoding S1 domain-containing post-transcriptional regulator GSP13, with the protein MNFEVGSIVEGKVTGIKPFGAFVALNDNVQGLVHISEVSHGFVKDINDALSVGDVVSVKVLSVDEDSKKISLSIRQTQEAPAPAPKKERRPGGFNNNNKKSNTNNQDANKGFNTLEAKLKDWLKESTDRQAQLNKRLKK; encoded by the coding sequence ATGAATTTTGAAGTAGGTAGCATTGTTGAAGGTAAAGTTACAGGCATTAAGCCTTTTGGTGCGTTCGTTGCATTAAATGATAATGTACAAGGTCTTGTACACATCTCTGAAGTTTCACATGGTTTCGTTAAAGATATTAACGATGCATTGAGTGTTGGTGACGTTGTGTCAGTAAAGGTTCTTTCTGTTGACGAAGACAGCAAGAAAATTTCACTGTCCATCCGACAAACACAGGAAGCTCCAGCTCCTGCACCTAAAAAAGAACGCCGTCCTGGTGGATTCAACAACAATAACAAAAAGAGCAACACAAACAATCAAGACGCTAACAAAGGTTTCAACACTCTTGAAGCAAAACTTAAAGATTGGTTGAAAGAGTCTACAGATCGTCAGGCTCAACTTAACAAGCGCCTTAAAAAGTAA
- a CDS encoding DUF378 domain-containing protein, with translation MSGLQRFALALVIIGAINWGLIGFFQFDLVAAIFGGQDAALARIVYGLVGLSGLYCLTLLFKPSEELSPEGRTEHNRV, from the coding sequence ATGAGTGGTTTACAGCGCTTCGCACTTGCTTTAGTTATTATTGGAGCTATCAATTGGGGTCTGATTGGTTTCTTCCAATTCGATCTAGTAGCCGCTATTTTTGGAGGTCAAGACGCAGCTCTGGCCCGAATCGTTTATGGCTTAGTTGGTCTTTCAGGTCTATACTGTTTAACATTATTGTTTAAACCTTCTGAAGAACTTAGCCCAGAAGGCCGTACAGAACATAACCGTGTATAA
- the asnB gene encoding asparagine synthase (glutamine-hydrolyzing), with product MCGFIGYMLNTPETVEQKETEQLINMTNIITHRGPDDSGHFVDQYVRFGFRRLSIIDIESGKQPLSYEDDRYWIIFNGEIYNYVEIRKDLEDKGYRFKTHSDTEVILALFSERREKTFTELRGMFGLLIWDKEKKELYGARDRFGIKPFFYLEDEEGLYCASEKKSITVVKEKQEVDAEALHHYLTYQFVPEPMTLTKGIKKLEPGHYFVKKAGRPISIHSYWKPSFKPSNLTLEEAKKEIRSVMRDSVKVHMRSDVPVGAFLSGGIDSSAIVALASELHPSLKTFTVGFEREGFSEIDVAVQTAAALNVENIHYLVKPEEFIKELPKIIWHMDDPVADPAAVPLYFVAREAAKHVTVVLSGEGADELFGGYNIYHEPHSLRHLSSLPKGLAKGLAAIAGILPEGVKGKSFMERGSMTIEERYIGNAKMFSENEKSKLLKEYRPAYNYKNVTKPLYDGARAFHDVHKMQYIDLHTWMRGDILVKADKMTMAHSLELRVPFLDKEVFDVASRLDPSLTVTNGTTKYALREAMNGIVPDSVLHRRKLGFPVPIRHWLKNEMYDWAKQLIHSSHTEHYLNKDVVLDLLEGHRNGRGDYSRKIWTVLMFMLWHQINVEKIYQFGKDHTPKHEQILEMTVSSQ from the coding sequence ATGTGCGGTTTTATTGGATATATGCTAAACACGCCTGAGACGGTAGAACAGAAAGAAACGGAACAATTAATTAATATGACAAATATCATTACCCACCGAGGTCCAGATGATAGTGGTCATTTTGTCGATCAATATGTTCGTTTCGGATTTCGCCGTCTGAGTATCATTGATATAGAAAGTGGTAAACAACCCCTTTCGTACGAAGATGATCGTTATTGGATTATTTTTAATGGTGAAATATATAATTATGTTGAAATAAGAAAAGACTTAGAAGATAAAGGGTATCGTTTTAAGACACATTCTGATACTGAAGTAATTCTTGCCTTATTCAGTGAGAGAAGAGAGAAAACATTTACAGAACTTCGAGGAATGTTTGGATTATTAATCTGGGATAAAGAAAAGAAAGAACTTTATGGAGCTCGAGACCGTTTTGGGATCAAACCTTTCTTTTATCTTGAAGATGAAGAAGGGTTATATTGTGCGTCTGAAAAGAAAAGTATTACGGTGGTTAAGGAAAAACAGGAAGTAGATGCTGAAGCCCTTCACCACTATTTGACTTATCAATTCGTGCCAGAGCCTATGACTTTAACAAAAGGAATCAAAAAGCTTGAACCTGGGCATTATTTTGTAAAAAAAGCGGGCAGACCTATTTCTATTCATTCGTATTGGAAGCCTAGTTTTAAACCAAGTAACTTGACGCTTGAAGAAGCAAAGAAAGAAATTCGTTCTGTCATGCGCGATTCTGTAAAAGTTCATATGCGTTCTGACGTTCCGGTAGGAGCATTCTTGTCAGGGGGAATTGATTCAAGTGCAATTGTCGCTTTAGCAAGTGAACTGCATCCTTCGTTAAAAACATTTACGGTTGGATTTGAAAGAGAAGGATTTAGTGAGATCGATGTAGCTGTACAAACAGCGGCAGCACTAAACGTTGAAAACATTCACTATCTCGTAAAACCTGAAGAATTTATTAAAGAACTTCCTAAGATCATTTGGCATATGGATGATCCAGTAGCCGATCCAGCAGCTGTACCTCTGTATTTTGTTGCGCGTGAAGCAGCCAAACACGTAACGGTCGTTCTTTCAGGAGAAGGTGCGGATGAATTGTTTGGAGGGTACAACATCTACCACGAGCCTCACTCCCTAAGACATCTTTCTTCATTGCCAAAAGGTCTTGCAAAAGGATTAGCTGCTATTGCGGGCATTTTACCTGAAGGTGTTAAAGGAAAGAGTTTCATGGAACGGGGAAGTATGACCATCGAGGAACGATATATTGGTAATGCGAAAATGTTCTCAGAGAATGAAAAGAGCAAGCTACTAAAAGAATATCGCCCTGCTTATAACTATAAAAATGTAACAAAGCCATTGTATGATGGAGCGAGAGCTTTTCATGATGTTCATAAAATGCAATATATTGATCTGCATACTTGGATGAGAGGCGACATTCTCGTTAAAGCTGATAAGATGACGATGGCTCATTCGCTTGAACTGAGAGTACCATTCCTTGATAAAGAAGTATTCGATGTAGCATCAAGATTGGACCCTAGTCTCACAGTAACGAACGGAACAACAAAATACGCATTAAGAGAAGCGATGAACGGAATTGTTCCAGATTCTGTCTTGCACCGCCGTAAGCTAGGATTCCCTGTTCCAATTCGACACTGGTTAAAAAATGAGATGTACGATTGGGCGAAACAACTGATCCATTCAAGTCATACAGAACATTATCTAAATAAAGATGTGGTATTGGATCTGCTAGAAGGTCACCGAAATGGCAGAGGGGATTATAGCAGAAAAATATGGACAGTTCTCATGTTCATGTTATGGCATCAAATAAATGTTGAGAAAATATATCAATTTGGTAAAGACCATACACCGAAGCATGAACAAATTCTTGAAATGACGGTCTCAAGTCAATAA
- a CDS encoding iron-containing alcohol dehydrogenase, with translation MNEYIYYNPTRLVFGKNQIQTLKDELGKFGKKVLVVYGGGSIKRNGLFDEVMNELNKMDAEVSELSGVEPNPRVSTVRKGVEICKEKGIDVLLAVGGGSVIDCTKAIAAGAKYDGDVWDIITLKAQVEDALPFGTVLTLAATGSEMNSGSVITNWETQEKYGWGSPLVFPKFSILDPTYTFSVPKDQTIYGIVDMMSHVFEQYFHNATNTPLQDRFAESILLTVMETAPKLLDDLENYELRETILYNGTMALNGTLQMGVRGDWGSHNIEHAVSAVYDIPHAGGLAILFPNWMRHNVDTNVARFKQLAVRVFNVETEGKSDKEVALEGIDRLSAFWTSLGAPNALKDYDIDDSKLDLIADKAMARGEFGNFKKQNKEDVLNILRMSL, from the coding sequence ATGAACGAATATATATATTACAATCCGACTCGATTAGTATTTGGTAAGAATCAAATTCAAACTTTAAAAGACGAACTAGGGAAGTTCGGAAAGAAAGTCCTCGTTGTATATGGTGGAGGAAGCATAAAACGAAACGGTTTGTTTGATGAAGTCATGAATGAACTAAATAAGATGGATGCAGAGGTTAGTGAGCTTTCAGGTGTGGAACCGAACCCGAGAGTGTCTACCGTTCGTAAAGGTGTTGAAATTTGTAAAGAAAAAGGTATTGATGTTTTATTAGCGGTTGGTGGCGGAAGTGTTATTGATTGTACAAAGGCGATTGCAGCTGGGGCAAAGTATGATGGAGATGTATGGGACATCATAACTTTAAAAGCTCAAGTAGAAGATGCACTACCTTTTGGAACAGTGCTTACACTTGCAGCAACTGGATCTGAAATGAACTCAGGTTCTGTTATCACGAACTGGGAAACTCAAGAAAAGTATGGTTGGGGTAGTCCGCTTGTATTCCCTAAGTTCTCGATATTAGATCCTACTTATACGTTCTCAGTACCTAAAGATCAAACGATCTATGGAATAGTAGATATGATGTCGCACGTGTTTGAACAATATTTCCATAACGCGACAAACACACCTCTACAAGATCGCTTTGCTGAATCCATTCTACTGACAGTCATGGAAACTGCGCCAAAGCTTTTAGATGATCTTGAGAACTATGAGTTGCGTGAAACGATCCTTTATAACGGAACGATGGCATTAAACGGTACACTTCAAATGGGTGTTCGAGGTGACTGGGGAAGTCATAACATTGAACATGCGGTTTCAGCTGTTTATGATATTCCGCATGCTGGTGGCTTAGCTATTCTTTTCCCTAACTGGATGAGACATAATGTGGATACGAATGTGGCTCGCTTTAAGCAGCTTGCTGTTCGCGTGTTTAATGTTGAAACAGAAGGAAAGTCAGATAAAGAAGTCGCTCTTGAAGGTATTGATCGGCTGTCTGCGTTCTGGACGTCGCTTGGGGCTCCAAATGCTCTAAAAGACTATGACATCGATGATTCAAAACTTGATCTCATTGCAGATAAAGCGATGGCAAGAGGAGAGTTTGGGAACTTCAAGAAACAGAATAAAGAAGATGTACTCAACATTTTGAGAATGTCTTTATAA